TCCAACTGCCTTGTTTTCCCCGTCGTTTCCCTCTTTTACGGCCTCACCATCCCGTTCCCCCCTTTGCAGAATGTTTCGTCCGACACCCAAGGCTACGTCCGCGGTCCGTGTTGAGTTGGCGAAGAACGCCGTCGCGACGCTCGACGTTGTCCACATTGCGGGCAGAGTCCGTGAATCGCCAAACTGTGCTCAAGGACGACGAACCCTTTATTCACCAGCGGTGTGACATTCATCTGCCGGTCTCGCTTGAGCCAGATGTCTTCGACGCGACCACATCGGTGACAAATAAAATGATCATGGTCTTCAAGTGTCGGATCATAGCGAGCACTGCGGTCACCAAAGTGAACCGTACGGATCTTCCCTTCTTCCGTCAGCCGTTGCAGATTGCGATAGACTGTTCCGAGACTCACACGAGGTGACGATTTTCGCACTCGTCGATAGACCTCCTCAGCACTGGGATGGGAATGATCCCCTTTGAGTGCCTCATACACGGCAGTCAACTGCCGGGTCGTCCGTTTGCGAATGTTCCTTGTCATGCACAGCCCTTTCGCAACGACCAAATACTTCCTGGCTGACCTTTACACTTACAGTTCCGCGGCCAAAGATTGTCGTGTTGTTGCTGGCAACCGGACTTGAGCTTGATAGTTGGGATGGGAAATCACAAGACGCACCTCGTCCGTTCCCGCACGAAAGGCGGCTCGTGCTTCAGGTGGTAAAGGAAAACGCACATACTGTACGGCACTGAGATTGTCTTCCGTACTTCGACCACCCTCGAAAACTCCGGGTACGTTGAAGCGCGTCCCTATCTGTAGCGATACCGCTTTATCGAGACCAATCAGTTTCACCAACTCCGGTCGAATCTGGTCTTGTTCGGTAATTTCGATCAGCAGCGTTGACGACAGTTCTCCTTCACCAGGAATCAATTCATTGTAGGTGTCAACTTCAAAACGAATCTTATCAATGTCGGTAATGCGTTCCGCCCGTAACATCTCCTGAATCTGAAACAGGACGGTGTCATGATTCTCGAAGATGAGTGTGATCCGATCACCAATCGAGACACGGCGGTGTTTCTTCAACTCGATGATGCGACGACGAAAGTCATCGCGGATTTTTTCATAGCGTTCAGCACCGACGATCTCGTCGAGCACCACCTTTTGCATCAACAGCTCCTGGTCTTACGTGTGTCCTGGATTTCTCGTCCACTTGCAGGAACGGGGTCGTCTTCAGCTCTGGTCATTCTACCGACGCGAGAGAAACGTCATGCCCGCAGAAGCAGGAATCGAGGAGGTGAATCCAGGACTTCTCTTGCAACACCCTGGATGCCCGCCTACGCGAGGCATGACGTACGACATCGGACCACAGAACATTCGTACAGTTGGGGTAGCGTGCGCTGTGCGCATGACGCGCTTGTCAGCGTTG
The sequence above is a segment of the Deltaproteobacteria bacterium genome. Coding sequences within it:
- a CDS encoding transcriptional repressor encodes the protein MTRNIRKRTTRQLTAVYEALKGDHSHPSAEEVYRRVRKSSPRVSLGTVYRNLQRLTEEGKIRTVHFGDRSARYDPTLEDHDHFICHRCGRVEDIWLKRDRQMNVTPLVNKGFVVLEHSLAIHGLCPQCGQRRASRRRSSPTQHGPRT
- a CDS encoding DUF3501 family protein; translation: MQKVVLDEIVGAERYEKIRDDFRRRIIELKKHRRVSIGDRITLIFENHDTVLFQIQEMLRAERITDIDKIRFEVDTYNELIPGEGELSSTLLIEITEQDQIRPELVKLIGLDKAVSLQIGTRFNVPGVFEGGRSTEDNLSAVQYVRFPLPPEARAAFRAGTDEVRLVISHPNYQAQVRLPATTRQSLAAEL